From Arcticibacter tournemirensis, one genomic window encodes:
- the tuf gene encoding elongation factor Tu codes for MAKEKFDRSKPHLNIGTIGHVDHGKTTLTAAITKVLADAGLSEARSFDSIDSAPEEKERGITINTAHVEYATANRHYAHVDCPGHADYVKNMVTGAAQMDGAILVVAATDGPMPQTREHILLARQVGVPALVVFMNKVDMVDDPELLDLVEMEVRELLSFYEFPGDDIPVIRGSALGGLNGDAQWVAKIMELMEAVDSYIPIPPRLTDLPFLMPVEDVFSITGRGTVATGRIERGVINSGEPVEILGMGAENLKSTVTGVEMFRKILDRGEAGDNVGLLLRGIEKTDIRRGMVICKPGSVTPHTDFKAEVYVLSKAEGGRHTPFFNKYRPQFYFRTTDVTGEISLAEGVEMVMPGDNVTITVKLINAIAMEKGLRFAIREGGRTVGAGQVTEILK; via the coding sequence ATGGCAAAAGAAAAATTTGACCGCAGTAAACCGCACTTAAATATCGGTACTATCGGCCACGTTGACCACGGTAAAACCACTCTTACTGCTGCTATCACTAAAGTATTAGCTGATGCCGGTTTGTCTGAGGCTCGTTCATTTGATTCTATTGACTCTGCACCTGAGGAAAAAGAAAGAGGTATCACTATCAATACTGCACACGTTGAGTATGCAACAGCAAATCGTCACTATGCACACGTTGACTGTCCCGGACACGCTGACTATGTAAAGAACATGGTTACTGGTGCGGCTCAGATGGACGGAGCTATCCTGGTAGTTGCTGCAACTGACGGTCCGATGCCACAGACTCGCGAGCACATCCTGTTAGCGCGTCAGGTAGGTGTACCTGCACTTGTTGTTTTCATGAACAAGGTTGACATGGTAGACGATCCTGAGTTATTAGACTTAGTAGAAATGGAAGTTCGTGAATTATTATCATTCTATGAATTCCCTGGTGATGATATTCCTGTAATCCGTGGTTCTGCATTAGGCGGACTGAATGGAGATGCACAGTGGGTAGCTAAGATCATGGAATTAATGGAAGCTGTAGATAGCTATATTCCAATTCCTCCACGTCTGACTGACCTTCCTTTCTTAATGCCGGTTGAAGACGTATTCTCTATCACTGGTCGTGGAACAGTAGCAACTGGTCGTATCGAGCGTGGTGTTATCAACTCTGGTGAGCCGGTTGAAATCCTGGGTATGGGAGCTGAAAACCTGAAATCAACAGTAACAGGTGTTGAAATGTTCCGTAAGATCCTTGACAGAGGTGAAGCTGGTGACAACGTAGGTTTATTGTTACGTGGTATTGAAAAGACTGATATCCGTCGTGGTATGGTTATCTGTAAACCAGGTTCAGTAACTCCTCACACAGATTTCAAAGCTGAGGTTTACGTTTTATCAAAAGCTGAAGGTGGTCGTCACACTCCATTCTTCAACAAATATCGTCCTCAGTTCTATTTCCGTACCACAGACGTAACTGGTGAGATTTCACTGGCTGAAGGTGTAGAAATGGTTATGCCTGGTGATAACGTTACTATCACTGTAAAACTTATCAACGCGATTGCGATGGAAAAAGGTTTACGTTTCGCTATCCGCGAAGGTGGTAGAACTGTAGGTGCCGGTCAGGTAACTGAAATTTTAAAATAA